In a single window of the Allobranchiibius huperziae genome:
- a CDS encoding PH domain-containing protein — translation MTAPGGVGYIADIPEDGVWRRLSPRMLLIHPVREIIRFLPALVTVVFAGRSGGQNWWGLIVTAVAVGAGVARWLTTRYRFTDSQVQLRSGLLRRTTVSAPADRVRSVDVTASILHRALGLAEVKIGTAAGEKEMRLNGLTTREAADLRADLLHRSRAGGVELSKEPGPVEPERQHDDGADVELYRLDPSWLRYAPFGPSGLVAALAIFGLASQVVQDTGLDPTRSGALRDVSGAVLRAGTVLAVAVGVLVLLVVVVLLSLLAYALAFFGFRLTRSRGGETLHVARGLLTTRAVSLETRRLRGIELHEPIPLRWVGGARLRAVTTGLKGDDRGMSAMLAPPSPTAVIARTAGRVLRLPGELRIPLRQHGVAARRRRWGRAFGVSVLVAAVLLVVAWWMSSWWWVALAVLAIVLAWPLAVSRSTALRHQVTDRFVVGRSGAVRRTTFVIERGGVVALTTRQSLFQRRVGVCSVMLATAAGSGSYEILDVTTDRADEVLDEVSGGLSRQFRARPAN, via the coding sequence GTGACGGCACCGGGCGGTGTCGGGTACATCGCGGACATCCCCGAGGACGGCGTCTGGCGGCGGCTCAGCCCGCGGATGCTGCTGATCCACCCGGTCCGGGAGATCATCCGCTTCCTGCCCGCCCTGGTCACGGTGGTCTTCGCCGGTCGCAGCGGCGGACAGAACTGGTGGGGGCTGATCGTCACGGCGGTCGCCGTCGGCGCGGGGGTCGCCCGCTGGCTCACGACCCGCTACCGGTTCACCGACAGCCAGGTGCAGCTGCGCTCCGGGCTGCTGCGGCGTACGACGGTCTCCGCGCCGGCCGACCGGGTGCGCTCGGTCGACGTCACCGCGTCGATCCTGCACCGTGCGCTCGGCCTCGCGGAGGTGAAGATCGGCACCGCCGCCGGTGAGAAGGAGATGCGGCTCAACGGGCTGACCACGCGGGAGGCGGCCGACCTGCGAGCCGACCTGCTGCACCGCAGCCGGGCCGGGGGCGTCGAACTGTCCAAGGAGCCCGGGCCGGTCGAGCCGGAGCGGCAGCACGACGACGGTGCGGACGTCGAGCTCTATCGGCTCGATCCGTCCTGGCTGCGGTACGCGCCGTTCGGCCCGAGCGGGCTGGTCGCCGCCCTGGCGATCTTCGGTCTGGCCAGCCAGGTCGTCCAGGACACCGGGCTCGACCCGACGCGGTCGGGGGCCCTGCGCGATGTGAGCGGGGCGGTGCTGCGCGCCGGGACCGTGCTCGCCGTCGCCGTCGGCGTGCTCGTCCTGCTCGTCGTCGTGGTGCTGCTGTCCCTGCTCGCGTACGCGCTGGCGTTCTTCGGTTTCCGGCTGACCCGCAGCCGTGGCGGGGAGACCCTGCACGTCGCCCGCGGGCTGCTCACCACCCGCGCCGTGTCGCTGGAGACCCGGCGGCTGCGGGGGATCGAGCTTCACGAACCGATCCCGCTGCGCTGGGTCGGGGGCGCCCGGCTGCGGGCGGTCACCACCGGCCTCAAGGGCGACGATCGCGGAATGAGCGCGATGCTGGCCCCTCCGTCGCCGACCGCTGTGATCGCGCGGACCGCAGGCCGGGTGCTCCGGTTGCCCGGAGAGCTGCGGATCCCCCTGCGACAGCACGGCGTTGCGGCCCGTCGCCGGCGGTGGGGTCGGGCGTTCGGAGTCTCCGTCCTCGTCGCGGCCGTCCTCCTCGTGGTGGCGTGGTGGATGTCCTCGTGGTGGTGGGTGGCGCTGGCCGTGCTCGCGATAGTGCTGGCCTGGCCGCTCGCGGTCAGCCGCTCGACCGCGCTCCGCCACCAGGTCACCGACCGTTTCGTGGTCGGCCGGTCCGGTGCCGTGCGCCGCACGACGTTCGTGATCGAGCGAGGCGGGGTGGTCGCTCTGACCACGCGGCAGTCGCTCTTCCAGCGTCGGGTGGGCGTCTGCTCGGTGATGCTCGCGACGGCCGCCGGCAGCGGCTCCTACGAGATCCTCGATGTGACCACCGACCGTGCGGACGAGGTCCTCGACGAGGTGAGCGGCGGTCTGTCGCGCCAGTTCCGCGCACGGCCCGCGAACTGA
- a CDS encoding PH domain-containing protein — protein sequence MDQLREPRHLVAPRAKAMWATQYGVAGVVVLAVVVVLAWTGAITGVWRYVACAAAALLAVVGICVVPFWRYAVHRWEITDTAVYTQRGWLVRERRIAPVSRVQTVDTERGPIDQLFGLTTVTITTASAKGELRIEGLRRGDAEKVVRDLTTATAASPGDAT from the coding sequence GTGGATCAGCTGAGGGAGCCGAGACACCTGGTGGCGCCCCGCGCGAAGGCCATGTGGGCGACGCAGTACGGAGTCGCGGGGGTCGTCGTGCTTGCCGTGGTGGTGGTCCTGGCGTGGACCGGCGCCATCACCGGGGTGTGGCGTTACGTCGCGTGCGCGGCCGCTGCGCTGCTGGCCGTGGTCGGGATCTGCGTGGTGCCGTTCTGGCGCTACGCCGTGCATCGCTGGGAGATCACCGACACCGCCGTCTACACCCAGCGCGGCTGGCTGGTGCGCGAGCGGCGCATCGCGCCGGTCTCCCGGGTGCAGACCGTCGACACCGAGCGCGGCCCCATCGACCAGCTGTTCGGCCTGACCACCGTCACGATCACGACCGCGTCGGCCAAGGGCGAGCTGCGTATCGAGGGTCTGCGGCGCGGCGACGCCGAGAAGGTCGTCCGCGACCTCACCACCGCCACAGCGGCCAGTCCCGGCGACGCGACGTGA